One part of the uncultured Celeribacter sp. genome encodes these proteins:
- a CDS encoding AAA family ATPase yields MTQPSPQSPLPKKNGAKRPQWWAYAQDCIARLRATEADIVDLERRASAGDIAAGDTLMEYEGGDSPKPPSHRAASGMESAAEAMARVSSAPHLPQDEWHAIAADGGDPFATAQDGSTRPAIPLPLRDVILLARLAATFRDAESWEASLQPGALTILVGLEPTLSLGKLLTGAMLPEGWSTQSRAPRASPHPVLQLPDRPVSDKELERLLHHPAPILLPVAKQEHLPSLVGSGETGARVLVLEEVNADILLFALSVSHSATGKIDADSVRAILPDDESLAGLEAGHLAMACRAPTAQEVAKRISLMTRTAPAEEVARERSGPAIIDGTTPAHQAVRNIVEDLAAWQAGDLNWSEMSRSLLVHGAPGTGKTYLARQLSEAAGVALVEGSFADWQAAGHLGHMLAAMTKSFDEAVAKVPCALFIDEVDAVGSRFDGDQHGMSYRVQVVNGFLQQIDRLARTPGVILIGACNQPGRLDPAITRPGRFDQIQRMPLPSLADIRRIMAKVLAGTLPENEIDSLARGATGKTPAELDAALRAATADARRQRLPMSSDLMRRHLGIDRPDPALLRRIAVHESGHALAAELLAPGSVVKLSLSDRDGRTERRSTFVELTVQEIENELLILMSGRTAERLVLGTISGGAGGDSESDLALATGLVLQMDRELGLGRNGDGWLGPADMHRLSEEEKQRVQAKLGQAMNHAAKLLTPHIDQLRKVAAALIDVRELHGSAMRRLIAAPDREPTLSPR; encoded by the coding sequence ATGACCCAACCTTCCCCCCAATCCCCCCTTCCAAAGAAAAATGGCGCGAAGCGCCCGCAGTGGTGGGCCTACGCCCAGGACTGCATCGCGCGCCTGCGCGCAACCGAAGCCGACATCGTTGATCTCGAACGGCGTGCCTCGGCCGGCGACATCGCCGCAGGCGACACTTTGATGGAGTACGAAGGCGGCGACAGCCCGAAACCGCCTTCGCACCGCGCAGCCTCCGGGATGGAGTCCGCCGCCGAGGCCATGGCGCGCGTCAGCAGCGCACCTCATCTGCCGCAGGACGAGTGGCACGCGATCGCCGCAGACGGCGGCGACCCCTTCGCCACCGCTCAGGACGGCAGCACCCGTCCCGCCATCCCGCTTCCCCTCCGCGACGTGATCCTGCTGGCGCGCCTTGCCGCAACCTTCCGGGATGCGGAGAGCTGGGAGGCGAGCCTCCAACCCGGAGCGTTGACGATCCTGGTCGGCCTCGAACCCACCCTCTCCCTCGGAAAGTTGCTGACTGGGGCAATGCTGCCGGAGGGCTGGTCGACCCAGAGCCGGGCGCCTCGCGCGTCACCGCACCCGGTGCTCCAGCTGCCAGACCGGCCAGTCTCGGACAAGGAACTGGAGCGCCTGCTTCACCATCCGGCGCCAATCCTGCTGCCGGTCGCGAAGCAGGAGCACCTGCCATCTCTCGTCGGCTCCGGCGAGACAGGCGCGCGCGTTCTGGTCCTCGAAGAGGTGAATGCCGATATCCTTCTCTTCGCCCTGAGCGTCAGCCACAGCGCGACCGGAAAGATCGATGCCGACAGCGTGAGGGCGATCTTGCCCGACGACGAGAGCCTGGCCGGTTTGGAGGCGGGACATCTGGCGATGGCGTGTCGCGCGCCGACGGCGCAAGAGGTTGCCAAACGGATCTCGTTGATGACCAGGACGGCGCCCGCCGAAGAGGTCGCGCGAGAGCGCTCCGGCCCGGCCATCATCGACGGCACCACGCCCGCGCACCAGGCTGTCCGGAACATCGTAGAGGATCTTGCGGCGTGGCAGGCCGGCGATCTGAACTGGAGCGAGATGTCCCGCTCGCTCCTCGTTCACGGCGCTCCGGGGACGGGTAAGACCTACCTGGCCCGGCAGCTGTCCGAGGCGGCTGGTGTCGCTCTGGTCGAGGGCAGTTTTGCCGACTGGCAAGCTGCCGGACATCTTGGACATATGCTTGCCGCTATGACCAAATCCTTCGACGAGGCGGTCGCGAAAGTGCCCTGCGCCCTTTTTATCGATGAAGTCGACGCGGTCGGATCGCGGTTTGACGGCGATCAGCATGGGATGAGCTATCGGGTGCAAGTCGTGAACGGCTTCCTTCAGCAGATCGACCGGCTGGCACGCACCCCGGGCGTGATCCTGATCGGGGCATGCAACCAGCCGGGCAGATTGGACCCTGCCATCACGCGACCTGGCCGGTTTGACCAAATCCAGCGGATGCCACTTCCGTCGCTCGCAGATATCAGGCGCATCATGGCCAAGGTGCTGGCGGGTACGCTGCCGGAAAACGAGATCGACAGTCTGGCCCGCGGCGCCACGGGCAAGACCCCCGCCGAACTCGACGCCGCATTGCGTGCCGCCACCGCCGACGCGCGGCGGCAACGGCTGCCCATGTCATCCGACCTGATGCGCCGACACCTCGGGATCGATCGGCCCGACCCGGCGCTTCTGCGTCGTATCGCCGTCCACGAATCCGGTCACGCGCTTGCCGCAGAGCTTCTCGCGCCAGGATCTGTCGTGAAGCTCAGCCTCTCTGACCGCGACGGTCGGACCGAACGCCGTTCGACCTTCGTCGAACTGACAGTCCAGGAGATCGAGAATGAGCTTCTGATCCTGATGAGCGGGCGCACGGCCGAGAGGCTGGTGCTCGGCACAATCTCCGGCGGCGCAGGTGGAGACAGTGAGAGCGATCTTGCCCTGGCCACTGGGCTGGTTCTGCAAATGGACCGAGAGCTGGGCCTTGGCCGCAATGGCGATGGCTGGCTGGGGCCAGCCGACATGCACAGGCTGAGCGAGGAGGAGAAACAGAGGGTGCAGGCAAAACTGGGTCAGGCCATGAACCATGCTGCGAAACTCCTCACGCCACACATCGACCAGCTACGTAAGGTGGCAGCCGCGCTCATCGACGTCCGTGAGCTCCACGGCTCAGCAATGAGGCGGCTGATCGCCGCTCCGGATCGAGAACCCACACTTAGTCCTCGCTAA
- a CDS encoding DUF3309 family protein → MSLGTILIIILVIFLLGGFSGRFGGYGYGFGHAGTGVLGTVLIIVVILLLLGRI, encoded by the coding sequence ATGTCACTCGGTACAATCCTGATCATCATTCTTGTTATTTTTCTTCTCGGCGGATTCAGTGGACGCTTTGGTGGCTATGGCTATGGCTTCGGACATGCCGGGACCGGTGTACTTGGCACTGTTCTGATCATCGTGGTCATCCTGCTGCTACTGGGTCGCATCTGA
- a CDS encoding GIY-YIG nuclease family protein, with protein MAHPSHFSLKPAPVRPHIYIGASRNKLYLPRGSRKLSSEGWSRTYAGPIKTEWNAIARSKGFDLVSRIRDKFHVVLRCHTCGALTAQKIFTLRTAQPACASCRHHAILAMAQKAGLEFQGYEPEYHKLGVYRAPCGHTVRRQFGQIERIAAGHCKLRCETCHSGKEAEEAADRGWQLLGSDPEGDPNYRTYQHVCGHTQRVARANMQSGRFQCTECGEGWATAPSNLYAIRLELPTGLKVVKLGFSRDPQSRLHHQLLLQSGIQAELLRTVPQPTGHAALCQEKALHRALKKSHPDAVIPNEHFEDWLAVKSEIYGIEIAPLILKRLDDIRKK; from the coding sequence ATGGCTCATCCCTCACATTTCTCGCTCAAACCCGCACCCGTTCGCCCGCATATCTACATCGGCGCGTCCCGGAATAAGCTCTACCTGCCGCGCGGCTCCCGGAAGCTCTCCTCGGAAGGCTGGTCCCGTACCTATGCAGGACCGATCAAAACGGAGTGGAACGCAATTGCCCGATCCAAGGGCTTCGACCTGGTCAGCAGGATCCGGGACAAGTTCCACGTTGTCTTGCGATGCCACACCTGCGGCGCCTTGACGGCGCAGAAGATCTTCACCTTGCGCACCGCCCAGCCAGCTTGTGCGAGTTGCAGGCATCACGCCATCCTGGCAATGGCGCAGAAGGCAGGCTTGGAATTTCAGGGCTACGAGCCGGAATACCACAAGCTTGGCGTCTACCGCGCGCCATGTGGTCACACCGTGCGCCGACAGTTCGGACAGATCGAACGGATCGCTGCCGGTCACTGCAAGTTGCGCTGCGAGACCTGTCATTCCGGAAAGGAAGCCGAGGAAGCAGCGGACCGGGGGTGGCAACTGCTGGGAAGCGATCCGGAAGGCGATCCGAACTACCGGACCTATCAGCACGTCTGTGGTCACACGCAGAGGGTTGCCCGCGCGAACATGCAGAGCGGCCGCTTTCAATGTACGGAATGTGGAGAGGGCTGGGCCACCGCGCCAAGCAACCTCTATGCCATTCGACTGGAGCTTCCGACCGGACTGAAGGTCGTAAAGCTCGGCTTCTCGCGCGACCCGCAGTCGCGTCTGCACCACCAGCTCTTGCTGCAATCCGGAATCCAGGCAGAGCTTCTGCGGACCGTTCCGCAGCCGACAGGCCACGCCGCGCTTTGCCAGGAGAAGGCCCTCCATCGCGCGCTCAAGAAGTCTCATCCGGACGCGGTCATTCCCAACGAGCACTTTGAGGACTGGCTCGCGGTCAAGAGCGAGATCTACGGGATCGAGATCGCGCCGCTCATTCTGAAGCGCCTGGACGACATCCGAAAGAAATAG
- a CDS encoding IS5 family transposase (programmed frameshift) has translation MSNLFWLSDEQMARLEPFFPKSHGRPRVDDRRVLSGIIFINRNGLRWSDAPKEYGPAKTLYNRWKRWSEMGVFARIFEGLAAEAVEPTTIVIDATYLKAHRTASSLRSKKGDGGRLIGRTKGGMNTKLHAVTDTKGRPIRFFMSAGQVSDYTGAAALLGGLPVAQWLLADRGYDADWFREALQDKGIRACIPGRKARRTPIKYDKRRYKRRNRIEIMFGRLKDWRRVATRYDRCPKVFLSAVALAATVMFWL, from the exons GTGAGCAATCTTTTCTGGCTGAGCGACGAGCAGATGGCACGGCTCGAGCCGTTCTTTCCGAAGAGCCATGGCCGCCCACGGGTCGATGATCGTCGTGTTCTGAGCGGGATAATCTTCATCAACCGCAATGGGTTACGCTGGAGCGATGCACCGAAGGAATACGGTCCAGCCAAGACGCTCTACAACCGCTGGAAGCGTTGGAGCGAGATGGGGGTGTTCGCCCGAATATTCGAGGGGCTGGCGGCCGAAGCGGTGGAGCCGACGACTATCGTGATCGATGCGACCTACCTGAAAGCACACCGCACGGCCTCAAGCCTGCGGAGTAAAAAGGGGGATG GCGGGCGCCTGATTGGTCGCACCAAGGGTGGGATGAACACCAAGCTCCACGCGGTGACCGACACGAAGGGACGCCCGATCAGGTTCTTCATGTCTGCCGGTCAGGTTAGTGATTACACTGGCGCGGCAGCCCTTCTGGGCGGTCTGCCAGTTGCGCAGTGGCTACTTGCTGACCGAGGCTATGATGCCGATTGGTTCCGCGAAGCCTTGCAGGACAAGGGGATCAGGGCCTGTATTCCAGGCCGCAAGGCGCGCCGGACCCCCATCAAATACGACAAGCGCCGCTACAAACGCCGCAACCGGATCGAGATCATGTTCGGCAGGCTCAAGGACTGGCGACGCGTGGCGACCCGCTACGACAGGTGCCCGAAGGTCTTCCTCTCCGCCGTCGCTCTCGCCGCAACTGTGATGTTCTGGTTATGA
- a CDS encoding Crp/Fnr family transcriptional regulator has translation MIENTPLVRKLGAFVALSGPELSVLASLHKRRRTFVAGRDLVHQGQSDQAAYILASGWACSYKILEDGQRQIVDFQIPGDFLGLRSVLLNVSDHSIEPVTDIEVTEILVTDLLNAFAQTPRLATAVLWAASRDEAMVVEHLVNLGRRDAAERMAHFLLELGARLALVGLGSKDGYACPLTQYLLADALGLSAVHVNRVLRQLREAGMVTFRDGFVAFDNYDQLVNFAGFELSYMDQKGPLLG, from the coding sequence ATGATCGAAAACACACCGCTTGTCCGCAAGCTTGGCGCATTCGTCGCCCTGTCAGGCCCCGAATTGTCGGTGCTTGCGTCCTTGCACAAGCGCCGCCGTACGTTCGTAGCGGGGCGCGATCTTGTCCATCAGGGGCAATCAGATCAGGCTGCCTATATCCTCGCCTCTGGCTGGGCCTGTTCCTACAAGATTCTTGAGGATGGTCAGCGGCAGATCGTGGATTTCCAGATCCCCGGCGATTTCCTTGGGCTTCGCAGTGTGCTTTTGAACGTGTCGGATCACAGCATCGAACCCGTGACGGACATCGAAGTGACGGAAATCCTTGTCACCGACCTTCTGAACGCATTTGCGCAAACGCCCCGGCTGGCCACCGCGGTTCTGTGGGCCGCGTCCCGCGACGAGGCGATGGTGGTCGAGCATCTGGTGAATTTGGGACGCCGCGATGCGGCCGAACGCATGGCACATTTCCTGCTGGAGCTTGGTGCGAGGCTTGCCTTGGTTGGACTGGGGAGCAAGGACGGCTATGCCTGTCCGCTGACGCAATACCTTCTGGCTGACGCGCTTGGCCTCAGTGCCGTTCACGTCAACCGGGTGCTGAGGCAGTTGCGCGAAGCAGGAATGGTCACGTTTCGGGACGGGTTCGTCGCGTTCGACAATTATGATCAACTGGTCAATTTCGCCGGGTTCGAACTGTCTTACATGGATCAGAAAGGGCCATTACTCGGTTAA